The genomic interval TACTCCTTTTCGGCTTCGCACTCGGCCTTGGGGGGAGGATTCCGTATGTCGGGCAGATTCTTGTCGGCATTTTTGCCCTCCCCATATTTGCTGCCGCCTTATTCCTCGTGTACCTTTGTGTCGTTTTCTTTGTCTCTCTCTTTCTTTCTCCCTCAGTAGTGGCAACTACAAAGAGCGACACATTCGATACGCTTTTTGAGGTGTTCAGTGTCCTGAATGATCAGCCCTGGCGTCTTTTTCTCTGGGAGGCCGTGCTCACCATACTCTCCTCCGTAGGAGCGTTCATACTCGGCTTTTTCGTGAAGAGAGCACTCCTTCTGTCCAAGTTTGCGCTTACCCTGTGGGCCGGACCGAGACCCTGGATGGACACCATCTGGATGAAGGGCCTCTGGTATCTGCCCCATACGCTGCCATTCCCTCCATTCACCTGGATCACCAACGGGTTTCTGCCGGTCATGTCTTTGTCAAGAGTAAGCTATGTGACTGGAAATGGTGCCGAGGCATTTGCCGGATGGCTTCTCGGGCTTGCCTTCTACTCTGCCATCATCTTCGTTGCAGCATACGCAGTGGCGATAGTGGGCTCAGGAAACGCACTCATCTACACTGTTCTGGTTAAGATCAAGGACGACAAGAACTTGCTTGAGAAGCGTGAGGAAGAGGAGTTCGAGCCAGAGCCAGTGAAAGAGGAGGAGAAGAAGGAGGAGGAAAAGAAAGAAGGATAGGCGCCTCACACAGTATCACAACGACATCTCATAAAAGGGCGGTTCGAACGGGCCGCCCTTTTTACATAGGTACCAAGTACATCTTACAAAGTACAAAGTACGGAGTACAGAGTACAAAAGACAAAAGGCGACACGCGCCTTAAGGACCTTGTACTTTGCATTTTGTACTTTGTACCTGTTGGGTATCGAGCTATAATAGTTTTATCGTGTCCAAAAAGGATCTACAGAAGAAGGCAGAGGAGCTGCGCAGGCAGATAAACTACCATGACTACCGGTACTACGTCCTCAATGACCCGGTGATCAGCGATGTTGAATATGATACACTGATGAGGGAGTTGAAAGAGCTGGAGAAGAACCAGCCCGAGCTGATCACTCCAGATTCACCAACTCAGAGGGTGGGTGGCCAGCCGACAGAGGGGTTCCCTCCTGTTGAGCACAAGGTTCCTATGCTCAGTCTCGACAACACATATTCACACGATGAGTTGAGAGATTTTGACGGGAGGGTGAAGAAAACCCTTGAGAAGGTCTCTTACCGATATGTCGCAGAGCCTAAAGTCGACGGCGTAGCAGTCAGCCTGAAATACGAGAATGGCATCTTTGTTCTTGGTTCGACGAGGGGTAACGGCGTTGTTGGGGACGACATCACAGCCAATCTAAAGACAATAAACTCAATCCCCCTGCACATTCTCACAGATGACAAGGATCTTCTGAACATCGAAGTGAGAGGGGAGGTGTATATATCAAGAGCAGGTTTTCAGAGACTGAACGCTGAGAGAGAAGAAGAGGGCCAGAACCTCTTTGCCAATCCAAGAAACGCTGCCGCTGGTTCACTGAAACAGCTCAATCCGAGAATCGTGGCGAAGCGCCGCCTGAACATTTTTGTACATTCTATCGCCAAACCTCCTTCTGAAAGATTTGGAAGCCACTATGACACGCTCCAGATATTGAAGGAAGCGGGATTCAGGATAAATCCTCACAACAGGCTATTAGAGAACGTAGAAGAGGTCTTGCGGTTCTGCGATGATTGGGAGCCCAACAGGGACGGCCTTGATTATGAGGTGGACGGGATAGTCGTTAAGATTGACTCATTCGAGTACCGGGAGGTACTGGGGGAAACGACCAGCGTTCCAAGATGGGCGATCGCCTATAAGTATCCTGCACGGCAGGCGACAACCGTAGTGGATGAGATTAAGTGGTCTGTGGGGAGGACAGGAGTGGTCACACCCATTGCAATTCTGAAACCTGTCTCCCTTTCGGGGTCAACCATAGGCAGGGCAACCTTGCACAACGCAGATGAGATAAAGAGGTTGGACGTCAGGGAAGGTGATACGGTAATCATTGAGAAGGGTGGGGAAGTCATACCGAAGGTGGTGAAGGTTGTGGCAGAAAAGAGGCCCAGGAAATCGAAGCCTGCCAGAACACCCGCCAAGTGTCCCATCTGCAGTTCGCCTCTGGCAAGATATGAGGGTGAAGCGGCCATTAGGTGCGAAAACGTCTCATGCCCCATGCAGGTACGCAGGAGAATCGAGTATTTTGCATGCCGGAGTGCGATGGACATTACGGGCCTTGGCACGGTGGTCGTTGACCAGCTTGTGAGCGCAGGACTGGTCAAAGACTACGGTGACCTCTACTCTCTCAAAGCAGAACAGATAGAGTCATTGGAAAGAATGGGAAAGAAATCTGCACCGAATCTCATAAGTGCGATAAGCGACTCGAAAGAGAGACCTTTTGACAGAGTACTCTTTGCACTTGGGATAAGGCAGGTGGGCTTTCATGCTGCCAGACTTCTGGCTTCCAGGTTCTCATCAATTGCCGAGCTTGCCAGGTCGACAGCAGAGGAGATCTCATCCATAGGAGGCATCGGACCAATAATTGCCGAGTCTGTGGTCAAGTTCTTTCAGGATGAAGCGAACCTGAAAGTGATTGGAAAGTTGAGAAGGGCTGGACTGAAGCTTTCTCAGAAGAGAAAGAGAAAGGGGCGGCTGCCGCTCAAGAACAAGACATTCGTTTTGACCGGGGCATTGTCCAGGTACACTCGGGAGCAGGCTGGGGATCTGATAGTATCCCTGGGTGGAAAGCTCTCTGCGAGCGTTTCGAGAAAGACCGACTATTGTGTTGCAGGCGAGAATCCAGGGTCCAAGCTGGATAAGGCAAAAGCCCTTGGCGTAAAGATAGTTGATGAGGAGGAGTTCAAGAGATTAACAAAAAAGAGTTAGTTGTTCTCTCTATAGTGGCAATCGTTCTGGGGAATCTTCTTCTCTTTGGAAGAACTCTTCCCCACTTTTTCTTATCAGATGACTTCGCGCAGATAGAGAGGGCCACCCGATTCAGTTTATCCGGATTGTTCGATATCAGAATTGGGCTTTATCGGCCCGTGCCGTTGACCGTTTACAGACTGATGTTCAAAGCATTTGGCTTCTCCCCAGTCCCTTTCAACGTTCTCAACCTGCTTATCCAGATTGGAAACAGCGTGTTGGTCATGTGGCTTGGGTTCAGGCTCACAAGAAGCATAGCCAAGGGGTTTTTGTGTGGGGCAATCTTCACTTTTCATTTCATGCATGTGGAGCCAGTCATTTGGGTAGCGTGTCTAAATCATCTTCTCACTGCGGGATTCTTGCTGGGTGCCCTGATTCTCTTTGACTATGGAGGGAAGGGCAGGAGAATCTGGAGTCTCGCTCTCTTTGTTCTGGCCCTGCTGAGTCAAGAAGCGGCCGTGGTCCTGCCGTTGTTTCTTCTTCTATGGCTCTGGGCTAGTTCAAAGCCGGTCCGTCTGCGCAAGACTGTCGCATATTTCGTGATTTCTCTTGCATACCTTGTTCTGAGGATTCCCTCATTGATGGTTGTGAAGGGAACCGGTGCGTACGCCATGAGGCTTGGGATGAATGTAGCTAAGAATGTAGCTTTCATAATAAGCTCGATGTTCTTCAGGCTAAACTTTCGAGAGTTGCTCGCAACCTGGAATGCCCACGGTAAAGGGTCGAGTGCGGCCCTGGAGGTTCTGTCGTCCCACCCATTGGCCGCAATTCTTGTTGTGGTTTCCTTGGCCTGTTTCGGAATTATGTTCTGGAGAGGTGGGAGAGCGGTCAAGTTTGGTGCAGCCTGGGTGCTGTGTTCCATGCTTGCCGTCATTTTTCTGGTGGGAACGGGGGAGCGGGTTACCTATCTTCCGTCTGTTGGGTTTGCCATGATGAGTGGAGTTATTATTCTGAGACTGAAAAAGGCTCCGGCTATTCTTGCTGCTTCTGCCGTATGCATTTATTTTTTTACGGTGGGTTTTGTGGATTCGAGCAGGTGGATTCGCGCTTCAGAAATCTCTGAAAAAATCACCGGCCAGCTTGCTGGCTACATTACCAAGAATCCAGGTGTCCGCAAGCTGTATGTCCAGGGTCTTCCCGACAACTACAAAGGTGCTTATGTATTCAGAGGAGGCACGGGCGCAGCGGCGAGATTGATTTCAGGGAAGAAGGACCTGCAGGTCATCAACATCGATGAAGAACACATGGAAGTTGGGGAGCCCGGTGCAATCTACCTGCGCTATGTAGAAGGCCGTCTCGAGCAGGTTCGCCGACCTGTACATGGGCCATAGGTTAGAATTCTGTCCCTGGAGCTGATTCCTTTTTGCTATACTGTGAGTCTGGTTAGAAGTCTGTCTATCTGCTGGTAGAGAGTGGGCAGCCTTACTATCTCGAACCCGGCCTGCCTTCCTTTCTCAATGTCTTGAGGGGAAGTCAGACCCCAGTCCGGAAGTGCTGGTATGACCTGACCCTTGATTTCCTGCAGGTTGGTGAGCTTGTCATCGACATACACCATCCGCTCAAGGGGCACAGAGGTGAGGTCGGAAAGGTATGTGAGTTGCTCAAGCTTCGTATCTCCGTTTTCTCTTGCTGCTATGTGTTCAAATAGGCGGCCGATCCGGTTATGAGCGAGAAGCCTGACAGTCGAACTCCGGTCTCTGCCGGTTGCCGCGGCAACAATTGTCCCGGGTCTGGAGGCGAGTCCGCTTATTGCTTCAAAAACTCCGGGGTATATGGGAATGATTTCAGCCCACCTTTCCAGTGCCTGCTCCTGGAGAAGAGACCTGGCCTTGTAGAATTCTTCTCTGAACTGGTGATGTAGTTCCTGCGCGTTCTTTCCAGCCTCCTGGAACTCCTTCTCGCCAATGGATACCCCGTTCCCATCTCGAGTCAAAGAGAGGTCAAGAACTGTATAGTATTCCTCTGCTCTAAGGCAAAACCCTGCTAGTGAACGGAACCTTGCGAAAAGCACGCTTTCATGTCTAACCTGCGCTATGTCTTCGAGGCCGAGATTTCTGGATGGAAGACCCGGAACTTTCGTCTCGGGGAAAAGGGTGAGCAAAGCGTTGTAGGCACACAAAAAATCTTCGCCTATGTGATCGAATATCACTCCATCACAATCGAAGGCGACTAGAGTTTTCTCCACTGTCTGGCGCATGATGCTTCCGTAGCAAAAAAGACCCCATTGGTCGTTTGATGGCGGCGTCCAAACCCGGGGCTCTTTCTATTTAAGACTAATACACCAATCCCACATTGTCAAGTCCCAAATTCCTGAGAAATCGGGAGCGGCCTCAAAAGTCAAATTCTGGAACCGCAGATTTCACACCCTCCTTCGCTTCCTACTTCGCCATATTTGGCTATGTAGGACTGACGCTTTCGAGCTACGAAGGACAAGGATTTTCACAAGATTCTTTATTTATGGCTTTGTCATAGGATCATCGCTGCCTGCGTTAATCTTGTGCTCTGGGGACGGTGCCCTCCCAAAACCCGAAGGATCTTCGACTTGACATTTTGCCTATCCCACCATGCGAAAACTCCTGTAACCACAGATTACACAGATTTTCACAAGATTATTTTTCTCGTTCGGGTTCAGCCATGAGGATGTGTTTTGAATCTGTGTTAATCTCGTCTAATCTCGTGGTTTTGGTGGTTCCGCGTTGCGGTTACTGCAACAGATTGCGGCACTTATTGTCGTGTTAAGCTTATTAGATTCAACTACTTATCTATGAGGTCCTAAATTGCCCCGAAACGCCACAGAAAAAGGGCCTTATTGGCCCTGGCCTGGCCTCCCGGATATCACGATAACTTATTGTCAAACATGATATTAGCCGACACTGGCCTTCGCTTGGCATGCTTCTTGTTATATACAGGAATGGCATAGAAGTCAGTCCGCGAAACTAAGCAAGAATGTGGCTCGTTATTAACCTTTGAATGGATAGGAAAGTATGGGAAGAATTTTATTGTCAGATTACGACGTTACTAAACTCTGGAGCACGGTGGTCGATCCACGCCCCCCCTGGTCGAATAAATACAGGGGACTGAGCATTTACGAAAGAGAGATCAAGACACCCGACGAACAGCACGCTGAGCTGGGCTTGCTTGTCGGGAATGGCGCAAAAAAGAATTAGGAAACCAACAGGGCAGCCAGGGAAGACCACACCGTAGACCACAGCCCCGTTTGGGCCACAGGGTTTCTGTCAGAAAAGAGAGCTTATGGAAGCTGCTTTGCTCGCCGCAAGCATTGGAATGTTCACGCTCCCCGCTCAATATCGGAACCCCAATTCTTTCCTCCCCTTTGACAAGGGGGAGGAATAAAAGGAGAGGGATGCACAAGATTCAGGATTTGGGCGGCTGATGGGCTTGACACAACCACCCTTCCTTGATATAAATTACTCGGGTGTCTCTTGGGAAGCAGATTGCGGGCGGATGCAGAGCGTCGAAAGATGAAACCTTTATTCCCAGCATTGAGAGAAGAACTGACAGGTATCTGTGAGCCTGACCGCATTCCCTCGATTAGAGCAACAGTGCGCCATTTCGCAAGGGGTCTGGACACGTTCAGGCAATCATCATGAAGAGACGTACTCAAGGCAGGTGCCTCTTCGGAGCGATTTTGCTCCTTGCATCCCTCGTTGCCGGCTCCTCGCTGGCTCAGGCCGGGTTTAGGAAGAGCTATGGTGGCCGTGGGTGGGACGAGTTGCTAGATGTCGCAGTCAAGGAGATAACATGGTAGAAAGAAGGTCATTGTTGCTCCGGTCCTGCATCCTCCTCCTGTCGGCATTGGCAATTGGCTGCCACAGCAAGGGGCTTCCCGAAGGCTTTGATCTCAAGGACACGATACTTTTCACCGCATATCAGCGGCACACAGGCTGGACTACTTCTAAGGACTACAAAGAAATATTCTTAATAACGTCCAGCGGAGATACTCCTCCGATACTGATAACAGATAACCGTCACGAAGAGGTGGCTCCCATCTGGCTTTCCGATGGGGAGAACATTGTTTTCTTGAGGCATAGAGGGAGAATTGAGGAACCGGAGAAAGACATATACTTGAAGAATCTGGCGACCGGCAGTGAGCGGCGCGTCATCAGAGCGGATCTAGAACGCAAGGATATAGGTTTCTGGAAGATCAACTTCTTTGAAAGCATTTCCTCTGGACCTAACAAGACCTTGTTTTTTCAAAGAGGCGGTTCTCTCTACCAAGCTAGCCAGACTGGACAGACGATCGAAAAGCTGTTCGACTTAAGAGATTTGGGACTCACCTATAAGTGTGGCGGATTCATACAGCCAATATCGGACCCTTCGGCGTCTGCCGATGGACTTGCTGTCGTCTTCATTTCTCAGAATGGGAAGCGCATTGACAGTGTAATATCTTCCGCAATTCCTCAACATTTGCCTCCGGTAGTCAGAAGAGCAAAAGCTAATGATATGGCCCGGAAGATGAAAGAAGTGAGCCTCGCCAACACGGATGGGTCAGATTTCAAAGTCCTGACGGATGACTTTTTCCCCGACTATGAGCCGGTCTTATCTCCTGATGGACGATACATCTGCTACGTGTCTGAGAGAACTCCGTATGCAGCTACGCAGAACACTGTGCCGACACCCGAGCATTTCGACGGAGCCGGGCAAGTAGTCACCCGAGAAACGGGCAATTTCGACATATACGTGATGGACATTAGTGGAGACAACGTGAGGAGGCTTACTACTGAGCGTTCTAAAGATGTACAGCCTAGCTGGTCACCCGACGGAACACAAATAGCCTTTGTGTCTGACAGAAGTGGGATAGCTCAGATCTGGGTTATGAATGCCGATGGCACCGACCAGCACCCGCTGACCCGTGGGGATCGGGTTTGTAGCAGTCCTTGTTGGTCACCAAGGTAGGAATTGAGCGGCGCATAAGAGTCAAACCGCCCAGTCCGGGTCTGAAGAGAATGGTTGACTTCCCGACATTTACAATTGCGATGGCGGATGGGGTCTCAAAATGTGACCGCAATGCATCGCGCCGCAGGCAA from candidate division TA06 bacterium carries:
- the ligA gene encoding NAD-dependent DNA ligase LigA, with the protein product MVSKKDLQKKAEELRRQINYHDYRYYVLNDPVISDVEYDTLMRELKELEKNQPELITPDSPTQRVGGQPTEGFPPVEHKVPMLSLDNTYSHDELRDFDGRVKKTLEKVSYRYVAEPKVDGVAVSLKYENGIFVLGSTRGNGVVGDDITANLKTINSIPLHILTDDKDLLNIEVRGEVYISRAGFQRLNAEREEEGQNLFANPRNAAAGSLKQLNPRIVAKRRLNIFVHSIAKPPSERFGSHYDTLQILKEAGFRINPHNRLLENVEEVLRFCDDWEPNRDGLDYEVDGIVVKIDSFEYREVLGETTSVPRWAIAYKYPARQATTVVDEIKWSVGRTGVVTPIAILKPVSLSGSTIGRATLHNADEIKRLDVREGDTVIIEKGGEVIPKVVKVVAEKRPRKSKPARTPAKCPICSSPLARYEGEAAIRCENVSCPMQVRRRIEYFACRSAMDITGLGTVVVDQLVSAGLVKDYGDLYSLKAEQIESLERMGKKSAPNLISAISDSKERPFDRVLFALGIRQVGFHAARLLASRFSSIAELARSTAEEISSIGGIGPIIAESVVKFFQDEANLKVIGKLRRAGLKLSQKRKRKGRLPLKNKTFVLTGALSRYTREQAGDLIVSLGGKLSASVSRKTDYCVAGENPGSKLDKAKALGVKIVDEEEFKRLTKKS